A window from Candidatus Firestonebacteria bacterium RIFOXYD2_FULL_39_29 encodes these proteins:
- a CDS encoding formate--tetrahydrofolate ligase (catalyzes the formation of 10-formyltetrahydrofolate from formate and tetrahydrofolate), producing MKVKKSKVPSDITIAQGIKLKPITEIASKIGIKREELELYGDNKAKVKLELLNRLKAKHTGKYIDVTAITPTPLGEGKTVTTIGLSLGLAKIGKKVITAIRQPSLGPVFGIKGGAAGGGYSQVVPMEDFNLHLTGDVHAVSIAHNLCAAFLDNHLHKGNKFNIDLNQILWRRVVDISDRALRNVIIGLGGKDDGIARQSGFDISVASEVMAILALTTSLKDLRQRLGRIVVAFTKDGKPVTAEDLGVAGSMTVLMRDAIKPTLLQTTEHTPCFVHAGPFANIAHGNNSILADQMAVKLADYVVTESGFAADMGMEKFMNIKCRYSKLVPNCVVMVCTVRALKMHSGQFTIIPGKSIPDDLLKENMTAIEEGICNLEKQIENAKLFGVPVVVAINKFTTDTDKEIEYIRQKAIQAGAEDAVLSEVWEKGGEGGKELAQAVVKACEKKSKFKFLYPLEASIKEKIEIIATKIYGAKNVSYTAATEDKIKLYSGLGWDKLPICMAKTHLSLSHDPALKGRPTGFTLPVRDIRASIGAGFLYPICGDMRTMPGLPSVPAGTKVDIDKDGKVVGLF from the coding sequence ATGAAAGTTAAAAAGTCGAAAGTACCTTCGGATATTACTATTGCACAGGGTATAAAGCTTAAACCTATAACTGAAATAGCTTCAAAAATAGGGATTAAAAGAGAAGAACTTGAGCTGTACGGGGATAATAAAGCCAAGGTAAAGCTCGAACTTTTAAACCGCTTAAAAGCAAAACACACCGGTAAATATATTGATGTTACAGCGATCACCCCGACTCCGCTTGGAGAGGGGAAAACAGTAACAACAATCGGATTATCACTCGGGTTGGCAAAAATCGGAAAAAAGGTTATTACAGCAATAAGACAACCGTCACTGGGGCCTGTATTTGGTATTAAAGGCGGGGCTGCAGGCGGTGGGTATTCCCAGGTTGTACCAATGGAAGATTTTAACCTCCATCTGACCGGGGATGTTCACGCGGTTTCTATTGCTCATAACCTTTGTGCAGCTTTTCTTGATAATCATCTTCATAAAGGAAACAAATTTAACATAGATTTAAATCAGATCCTTTGGAGAAGGGTGGTTGACATATCCGACAGGGCTCTGAGAAATGTTATAATTGGTCTCGGCGGTAAAGACGATGGTATTGCAAGACAGAGCGGATTTGATATTTCTGTGGCTTCTGAAGTTATGGCTATACTTGCTTTGACTACAAGTTTAAAAGACTTAAGGCAGCGCCTGGGGCGCATTGTGGTTGCTTTTACAAAAGACGGTAAACCTGTTACCGCTGAAGATCTCGGAGTTGCGGGCTCCATGACAGTGCTAATGAGAGATGCAATAAAACCGACGCTCCTTCAAACCACGGAACATACACCCTGTTTTGTTCATGCCGGTCCTTTTGCCAATATTGCGCATGGAAATAACTCCATACTTGCGGATCAGATGGCTGTGAAACTCGCGGATTACGTTGTCACAGAATCCGGTTTTGCCGCGGATATGGGCATGGAAAAATTTATGAATATTAAATGCCGTTACAGCAAACTTGTACCTAACTGCGTAGTGATGGTTTGTACGGTCAGAGCTTTAAAGATGCACTCGGGGCAATTTACGATAATTCCGGGTAAATCGATTCCGGACGATTTGTTAAAAGAAAATATGACAGCAATTGAAGAGGGGATCTGTAATCTTGAAAAACAGATAGAAAATGCAAAACTCTTTGGCGTTCCTGTGGTTGTCGCTATAAATAAATTCACAACGGACACTGATAAAGAAATTGAATATATCAGACAAAAAGCAATTCAGGCCGGAGCGGAGGATGCCGTACTTTCTGAAGTCTGGGAAAAAGGCGGAGAAGGCGGAAAAGAACTTGCACAAGCAGTGGTTAAAGCCTGCGAAAAGAAATCAAAATTCAAATTTCTTTATCCTCTTGAAGCTTCAATTAAAGAAAAGATTGAAATTATTGCCACTAAGATCTACGGCGCAAAAAATGTTTCTTACACTGCGGCCACTGAGGATAAGATCAAGCTTTATAGCGGTTTAGGCTGGGACAAACTTCCTATTTGCATGGCTAAGACCCACCTTTCCCTTTCTCATGATCCGGCGCTAAAAGGGCGTCCGACCGGCTTTACTTTACCTGTCAGAGATATCAGAGCTTCAATAGGCGCAGGGTTTCTATATCCGATCTGCGGTGACATGAGAACAATGCCCGGACTTCCTTCTGTACCCGCAGGCACAAAGGTTGACATTGATAAAGATGGAAAAGTGGTAGGACTGTTTTAA
- a CDS encoding disulfide reductase, whose translation MARIGVFVCHCGTNIAGVVDVTRVAKYAESLPGVRVAVDYKYMCSDPGQNTVIEAIKKYNLDRIVVSACSPRMHEGTFRKTMERAGLNPYLMEMANIREHVSWVHGDDKELATQKAMKVMEMAVAKVRRSEALSKMYASIEKRALVIGGGIAGIQAAIDIAGAGYKVVLVEKEPSIGGRMSQLDKTFPTLDCSACILTPKMVAVAQDPNITLMTYAEVVEVCGYVGQFEVKIKQKAKSVNSKCIGCGVCVTKCPNKKALSEFNENLAPRKAIYTPFPQAVPNVPVIDRETCTFFKTGKCKICEKVCPTGAIDYTQQDEIIKEKFGAVVVATGFNIYDHSNYGEYGYGEIKDVISSLQFERLINSSGPTDGHVVRPSDHKEVKNVVFIQCVGSRDESKHRPYCSRVCCMYTAKQAMLLKDHYPETQSYVFYIDIRSAGKNYEEFVQRAQNDYGVVYLRGRVSKIYERGDKLIVKGADTLSGAQVEVEADMVVLANGLEPKANAKELAQLFHMSYDQYGFYNELHPKLAPVETAISGVFVAGCCISPKDIPDTVAQASATAAKVCALFSKEKLEVEPLIANVNQLTCSGCETCYNVCPYSAIEMEDKEVKRGDMRHVAKVLESVCKGCGACVGSCYCKAVDLKGFSDRQVMNQIEAATTELSTSD comes from the coding sequence ATGGCCAGGATCGGAGTTTTTGTCTGCCATTGCGGCACAAATATCGCGGGGGTAGTCGATGTAACCCGTGTTGCAAAATATGCCGAATCATTACCCGGTGTCCGTGTTGCCGTTGATTACAAATATATGTGTTCTGATCCGGGACAAAATACGGTCATTGAGGCAATTAAAAAATATAATCTGGATAGGATTGTTGTTTCCGCATGTTCTCCCAGAATGCACGAAGGTACTTTTAGAAAAACAATGGAACGGGCCGGGTTAAATCCTTATTTAATGGAAATGGCAAATATCCGCGAACATGTTTCGTGGGTGCATGGTGACGACAAAGAATTAGCAACGCAAAAAGCTATGAAAGTGATGGAGATGGCGGTTGCGAAAGTAAGACGCAGTGAAGCGCTCTCCAAGATGTATGCTTCAATAGAAAAGCGTGCTTTGGTTATCGGCGGCGGTATTGCCGGTATTCAAGCGGCAATAGATATAGCAGGCGCTGGTTATAAAGTGGTGCTAGTCGAAAAAGAACCTTCTATTGGCGGCCGCATGTCCCAGCTTGACAAGACCTTTCCTACGCTTGATTGTTCTGCCTGTATTCTAACTCCAAAAATGGTTGCAGTAGCGCAGGACCCAAATATTACTCTTATGACCTACGCCGAAGTCGTGGAAGTATGCGGGTATGTCGGACAGTTTGAAGTTAAGATCAAACAGAAAGCAAAATCTGTTAACTCGAAATGCATCGGTTGCGGTGTGTGTGTAACCAAATGTCCCAATAAAAAAGCTTTATCCGAGTTTAACGAAAATCTGGCGCCCAGAAAAGCAATTTACACGCCTTTTCCTCAAGCCGTGCCCAATGTTCCCGTAATAGACAGAGAAACCTGTACTTTCTTCAAAACAGGCAAATGCAAAATTTGCGAAAAAGTCTGCCCTACCGGAGCTATTGACTATACTCAGCAGGATGAAATAATAAAAGAAAAATTCGGAGCGGTGGTCGTTGCTACCGGATTCAACATTTATGATCACTCAAACTACGGTGAATATGGCTATGGCGAGATAAAGGATGTTATTTCCAGCCTGCAATTTGAAAGACTGATCAATTCATCAGGTCCTACTGACGGGCATGTCGTGCGGCCTTCAGATCATAAAGAAGTGAAAAATGTTGTTTTCATTCAGTGCGTGGGTTCACGGGATGAATCAAAACACCGTCCTTATTGTTCAAGAGTTTGCTGTATGTACACTGCAAAACAGGCGATGCTCCTTAAAGATCATTATCCTGAAACACAGTCTTACGTATTCTATATTGATATAAGATCTGCGGGTAAAAACTACGAAGAGTTCGTACAGCGTGCCCAAAATGATTATGGTGTTGTCTATTTGAGAGGCAGAGTCTCAAAGATCTATGAGCGCGGGGATAAATTAATAGTAAAGGGTGCAGATACTTTATCCGGTGCTCAGGTAGAAGTAGAAGCGGATATGGTAGTCCTTGCAAACGGGCTTGAACCGAAAGCCAACGCAAAAGAGCTTGCCCAGCTTTTCCATATGTCTTATGATCAGTACGGTTTTTATAACGAACTTCATCCGAAACTTGCGCCGGTTGAAACTGCAATTTCCGGTGTTTTTGTAGCAGGCTGCTGTATTTCACCCAAAGATATACCTGATACGGTTGCCCAGGCTTCGGCTACTGCCGCAAAAGTATGCGCTCTCTTTTCAAAAGAAAAGTTAGAAGTCGAGCCTTTAATAGCAAATGTAAATCAATTGACCTGTTCGGGTTGTGAAACCTGTTACAACGTCTGCCCGTACAGTGCGATTGAAATGGAAGATAAAGAAGTTAAAAGAGGCGATATGCGCCACGTCGCTAAAGTACTGGAAAGCGTATGTAAAGGCTGCGGTGCCTGTGTCGGCTCTTGCTATTGTAAAGCAGTAGACCTGAAAGGTTTCTCCGATAGACAGGTGATGAATCAGATAGAAGCAGCGACAACGGAATTAAGTACTAGTGACTAA
- a CDS encoding bifunctional hexulose-6-phosphate synthase/ribonuclease regulator, which produces MQKKPILQVALDFVDMHRALLAAKEAVAGGADWLEAGTPLIKAEGLNAIRELKAKFPNKVIVADMKTMDAGRAEVEIAAKAGAKVVDVLGAAADSTISECVEAAKNYGCEVVVDMIAVKDVVKRAIEVEKLGANYIAIHTSIDDQMRGKSPFEILKQVTAAVKIPVAVAGGINSENVVDAVKAGASIVIVGGSITKAKDAKKAAADIKKAMSSLKKIETTLFKRGGEADILKILKQVSTANISDALHRTPSLPDIKPVLNGLKMVGQAVTVKTYPGDWAKPVEAIDIAKPGEVIVVDVAGVGPAVWGGLATTSCVRKKIGGVVINGAIRDTEEIKNFKFPAFSKLIMSNAGEPKGFGEINIPITISGVKIFPGDWIVGDDDGVIVIPKEKAVEYANRAMDVLEKENRLTKEILEGSTLSSVMDLLKWEKK; this is translated from the coding sequence ATGCAGAAGAAACCTATTTTACAAGTCGCTTTAGACTTTGTTGATATGCACCGCGCACTTTTAGCGGCTAAAGAGGCGGTTGCCGGCGGAGCTGACTGGCTGGAAGCGGGAACACCGCTTATTAAGGCAGAAGGTTTAAATGCCATTCGCGAACTTAAAGCAAAGTTTCCCAATAAAGTTATAGTTGCGGATATGAAAACAATGGATGCAGGGCGGGCAGAAGTTGAGATAGCGGCTAAGGCGGGAGCGAAAGTCGTTGATGTACTGGGTGCTGCTGCTGATTCTACTATTTCAGAGTGTGTTGAAGCGGCAAAAAATTATGGGTGTGAAGTTGTCGTTGATATGATAGCTGTAAAAGATGTTGTGAAAAGGGCTATAGAGGTTGAAAAACTTGGTGCAAATTATATAGCCATTCATACTTCCATAGATGACCAAATGCGGGGTAAGTCTCCCTTTGAAATATTAAAACAAGTAACAGCTGCAGTGAAAATACCTGTAGCGGTGGCTGGCGGGATAAATTCTGAAAATGTTGTTGATGCTGTTAAGGCGGGCGCGAGTATAGTGATAGTCGGCGGCTCAATTACAAAAGCAAAAGATGCAAAGAAAGCTGCGGCGGATATAAAAAAAGCAATGTCATCGTTAAAGAAAATTGAAACGACTTTGTTTAAAAGAGGCGGAGAGGCTGATATCTTGAAGATATTAAAGCAGGTTTCAACCGCTAACATCTCTGATGCTCTTCATAGAACTCCGTCGCTCCCGGATATAAAGCCTGTTTTAAACGGTCTAAAGATGGTCGGCCAGGCTGTTACTGTAAAAACTTATCCCGGTGACTGGGCAAAACCCGTAGAAGCAATTGATATAGCAAAACCCGGTGAAGTGATAGTTGTTGATGTTGCAGGAGTCGGTCCCGCAGTTTGGGGAGGACTTGCAACGACCAGCTGTGTAAGAAAGAAGATCGGCGGCGTGGTCATCAATGGCGCTATCAGAGATACTGAAGAGATTAAAAACTTTAAGTTCCCGGCTTTTTCTAAACTAATCATGTCAAATGCCGGAGAGCCTAAAGGTTTTGGCGAAATTAATATCCCGATAACAATATCCGGAGTAAAAATATTCCCCGGAGACTGGATTGTCGGTGATGACGATGGAGTAATAGTTATCCCAAAAGAAAAAGCCGTTGAATACGCAAATAGAGCAATGGACGTTCTAGAAAAAGAAAACCGCCTAACAAAAGAGATCCTTGAAGGCAGCACCCTGTCTTCCGTAATGGATTTATTAAAATGGGAAAAAAAGTGA